One genomic segment of Candidatus Hydrogenedentota bacterium includes these proteins:
- a CDS encoding prepilin-type N-terminal cleavage/methylation domain-containing protein, producing MKQRRGFTLIELLVVIAIIGILAAILLPALARAREAARRASCQNNLKQWGLVFKMYANEAKGAFPPLQAGAYLKKDGTYRGVLDAGPNVFVIFPEYLTDPMIAFCPSSASLDESLDRAKLDGEWCFGYAANHGGDCGRAVDNSYTYLGWVFDNDREQRPIGSFTLYSVLSSMVDADEVPDANSPAPVQLAAALESLLGDIAGIAPYIASPPTRHGMYPKADQDAELPVAYAGYGNGGGNTVYRLREGIERFLITDINNPGASNMAQSTIFMMFDQVSTNAAAFNHVPGGSNVLYMDGHVEFLRYDQTGPAPVNRPMAELIGMFTASS from the coding sequence ATGAAACAGAGACGAGGCTTTACCCTGATCGAGCTGCTGGTGGTCATCGCCATCATCGGCATTCTGGCAGCGATCCTGCTGCCCGCGCTGGCCCGCGCCCGCGAGGCCGCGCGGCGCGCCAGCTGCCAGAACAACCTCAAGCAATGGGGGCTGGTTTTCAAGATGTACGCCAACGAGGCCAAGGGCGCCTTTCCGCCCCTGCAGGCGGGCGCGTATCTCAAGAAAGACGGCACCTACCGCGGGGTGCTTGACGCGGGTCCCAACGTGTTTGTCATTTTTCCAGAGTACCTGACCGACCCGATGATTGCCTTCTGTCCCTCCAGCGCCTCGCTGGACGAGAGTCTTGACCGGGCCAAGCTGGACGGCGAGTGGTGCTTCGGGTATGCGGCCAACCACGGCGGCGACTGCGGGCGCGCGGTGGACAACAGCTACACCTATCTTGGATGGGTTTTCGACAATGACCGCGAGCAGCGGCCCATCGGTTCGTTCACCCTCTATTCTGTCCTCAGCTCCATGGTGGATGCGGACGAGGTGCCGGACGCGAATTCCCCGGCGCCGGTCCAGCTTGCCGCGGCCCTTGAGTCCTTGCTGGGGGACATCGCGGGCATCGCGCCCTATATCGCCAGTCCTCCGACCCGCCACGGGATGTATCCAAAGGCCGACCAGGACGCCGAGTTGCCGGTGGCGTACGCGGGCTACGGCAACGGCGGCGGCAACACGGTCTACCGCCTGCGCGAGGGCATCGAGCGGTTCCTCATCACGGACATCAACAACCCCGGCGCCTCCAACATGGCCCAGAGCACCATATTCATGATGTTCGACCAGGTCAGCACCAACGCCGCCGCCTTCAACCACGTTCCCGGCGGCAGCAACGTGCTCTACATGGACGGGCATGTGGAGTTCCTGCGCTATGACCAGACCGGCCCCGCGCCGGTCAACCGCCCGATGGCGGAGCTGATCGGAATGTTCACCGCGAGCTCCTGA